The window CGAATATCTCTTTTTCAGTGAATATCTGCTGACTGAAAAAGAGATTGTTTGTTCAGGTCGGCAAGAAACGGCGCATCTATGAATGTGTAAAAATTACATAGGCTACTTGTTTATTTACttgtgcaaatattttattttttactacagTTCGTACTGTGTTGCAAAACTTGAGGAAATAATTAAGATTTCCccttaagatatttttttctaaagtttttAAGAGGATTTGAAGCCACCTTTATTGCGGGTGATAGTCGTGTCTCAATCGGTTGAGAAAATGATTCCGTCATTACATACACTCTCGCTTGTTCCCATCTAGTGGAGCGACGACGCAACCACAGAGACGAATCAAAAATAGATTTGATGAGTCAACCATTAGTTCAAAGAAAAGGTTTCCGCTGCAAAGTCCTTTGGTTTGTATGGGTGGGCGTGGCCACGCGTATGTCGCAAGTTACAAAGAAGAACGCTCTTGGAAATGTAGCTGTGACTCTGCCCCAATGAAAAGAAATCGGTCTGAATTCTCGCGATCAATAGTTCTGGCCACCGTTTAATCAAACACAATTCAAGTTAATACAAAGCGCTCTTTCCGCCAGCCAATCTTAGCCTTTAAGAGGCGGGGGATATAGAGCAACATGTGCAAGATGATCTCCCAATACACTGACTGACAGAGAACGGAGAGCAGGAAACTTTTCAGAAAGCCCAGATTATCCCAAAGTGTTTTGCATCTAAGATGGCATCGATTAAACGGTTGACAACTCTTTTCCCTGTTTCCTGGGAGCAAACGCTTATATGTCTGAGCAGTTTGTTCGTTACACTCTTCATTTTGCTGGTAGTTCGCCAGCTCGTAAAGCAGCGGAGACCCCGAGGGTTTCCCCCTGGACCGACACCTTTACCCATGATAGGGAATATTCTGTCCCTAGCCACAGAGCCTCACGTCTACATGAAGAGGCAGAGTGATATCCACGGACAGGTACGGATGACACTTCACTCTCAGTCCTCACTTTCTCTTAGTTATTTGATCACACAATATAGGGACAGCAGGCTTGTCTGCTTCTAACTTTAAGTTTCTGCAGATATTTTTTCGTTGTCACTTTCAAATGCGAGTTGAAGCCACCACGTGATAAACATTGTGTTATTACAGCGTTTTGCGTCTTACGCCGTCTTGAGGAACGAATGAAGTTGTCCACAATGGAAACTTCCGTTTTTGCGACCTAAGCGGAGTTTTTCCATTCCAGACGGGCTTCGAATATACACGAGTAGACTAAACACTACCGGCCACaagcttttgaacagtaagatGATTAATGTTTCACGTGTGTATTCAaacagaaagcagttattttgcAGCAAAttaatgcaggcttggtgagcagaacaTTAAAAAGCTTCTtgttaaaaaactatttgattCGTAGTGTATGCTATTAACTTCTTACAATGaaaacattgatttaataatataataatatagactACTTATTGTGTTGTTGTATTTTCAACATggcaataaatcaataattaaaatgttagtaCATagttattgaattaattaacaacattagttaacatgtgAACAATAcgtctacagcatttattaatcttagttaatttCACTATTTACTAATGCAATATTACAATCATAAGTTCTGTTTGTTGTTTAATGAGTGTGTGCTAACATGAACTAgcaatgaacaactgtattttcatgaacaaatgaataaatagctCAGTAAATGCATTGctcattgtttgtttatgttaatgacacattaactaatgttaacaaatgacgccttattgtaaagttttaacaattattttttcgTTGTTGACTATTATGACTATTAAGTGGGAGtccactaaaactaaaattttactGCTGAAGTCGCTCATGCAGCTCACAGCTGACTGGTTCGTGTTAGTGAATTACTTCTTGAGGCGTCTTGAGAAGTGTAGCTGGGGTGCttgaaaagaacaaaagagtCTTGCATTTGCCGTTGCGTTTTTGGCAGAGCGCCGCAGCACTCAGTTTTGCAGAATGGCCAAGACATGCTGAGTCAGCATGCTTAATTCATTTCCTCACTGTATCCATGAGAGTGAATGGAGCCTTCTAATTATACTCCTTCAttagtaaaaatatgtttggCAGGGGAATGGATTAATGAATATTGCCATTTTATTATCCAGATTTTCAGTCTAGACCTGGGAGGAATCTCGACTGTTATTCTAAATGGTTATGATGCCATTAAAGAGTGCCTATATCACCAAAGTGAGGTTTTTGCAGATCGTCCATCCCTCCCTTTATTTCAGAAGATGACAAAAATGGGAGGTAAGTGGTTCCTTAtagaatcatttattttagaatgatttcccaGCTCACTGCAGAAAGATCTagattaaaggaacagttcccCCAGCAAATCCCTCTTCTTTACTTATAAACCTACATTAAGTTACTGTTTCCATACTTAGGATTACTTGCATTTAattctgcattatttattttataatagtaaataacaacaaatgtaacaaaaataatgttaaaatagtgTTTcctgtcaaaagaaaaaaaaaacttttagcaaGTAGAATATGTAACAGTACCTGGTCATTCAGAGAAAAGGCTCTGGCATGGTAATGTATGTCAGAGTTGGAGAGAGCGCACAGTCACACATGAGGTTATCACATTAGCAGTATCGCAGTTCTTGTAATCTGTAACCCATGAGAGTAGTACCGTTTGGCTAATAATCTCCGGTTAAACATACAGAAACCTTTATCATTAGATAAACTTTCTTTGTttccatatttaaatgtttgttctcTGTCTAGGCCTTCTGAACTGCAAATACGGCCGAGGCTGGTTTGAACACCACAAACTGGCTATGAACTGCTTCCGCTACTTTGGCAGCGGTCAGCGGATGTTTGGGAGGATTTCTGAGGAGTGCCAGTTTTTTCTCGACGCCATTGACCAGTATCAGGGGAAGCCCTTTAACCCCAAACATCTCGTGACCAATGCCGTCTCCAACATCACCAACCTCATTATCTTCGGGCAACGCTTCACCTATGACGATGGCGATTTTCAACACATGATTGAGATCTTCAGTGAAAATGTGGAGCTGGCAGCCAGTGGTTGGGCTTTCATGTACAACGCCTTCCCCTGGATGGAGTATGTGCCCTTCGGGAAGCACCAAAAGCTCTTCCGCAACGCCAACAAGGTCTACGACTTCCTACTGCAAATCATCAAGCGCTTCTCACAGGATAGGGTACCCCAGTCGCCGCAACATTACATTGATGCCTACTTGGACGAAATGGAGCAGAGCACCACTGATAAAGCTACATCTTTCTCTCAAGATAATCTCATTTTCTCCGTTGGAGAACTCATCATTGCGGGCACAGAGACTACCACAAATTGCCTGCGCTGGGCTATGCTCTACATGGCTCTGTATCCCAGGATACAAGGTTGGTGCCCACGTAGCATTGGGTTATTTTGTCCTcgtttatgtcattttaatgtcgTTGCACTAATCacgttatgtttttttttccatgcagagAAGGTCCAAATGGAGATCGATTGCATCCTGAATGGCAGACCACCTGCTCTTGAAGACAAGCAGAGGATGCCGTATGTGGAGGCAGTGCTGCATGAAGTCCTGCGCTTTTGCAATGTCGTCCCACTGGGCATCTTCCGCGCGACATCTCAAGATGCAGTGGTGCGTGGCTACACTATCCCCAGGGGCACCATGGTCATCACTAACTTGTACTCGGTGCATTTTGATGAGAAGTACTGGAGTGACCCATCCATCTTCTGCCCAGAGCGGTTCCTTGACTGTAATGGCAAATTTGTCCGGCATGAAGCGTTTCTTCCTTTCTCTATAGGTAAACGGCAGACATTTGGGAATGCCGCAATCTAAAAGCATTCCGTTGTTCTGATGTATctgatttctgtgtgtttgtctttagGTAAGCGGCACTGTCTGGGAGAGCAGTTGGCCAGGCTAGAGATGTTCTTGTTCTTCACCACGTTGCTCCAGAGGTTTCATCTTCAGTTCCCCGAAGGCTTTATTCCAAGCCTCTCCCCGAAACTAGGCATGACCCTTCAGCCTCGGCCGTACTCCATATGTGCCATCAGGAGACAGCAGTAAAACTTGCCCTGTGAGTTCTGGAACACATGCACTCACCTCAGGGGATCCTACTAAGAAACGCAAACGACAGAGCAGAGCAGTTCCCTGTCTTAAATTCCACCAGGTTTTCGGTGGGGAATACTGAACTCTGATATTGACTTGTTAAATTCTCAGAACCTGTCCTTCATAGTTTCACAGAACCCGGCCTGAGAGTGATAAGAGGACTGTTACAGAACACATGCTCTCAAAGAAAGCACATATGTGTTACCACATGAGAACGTACACAAGGGTATCAAGATAAACGTAGCATGTATCTTTCATAACTTGAACCAGTAAGTGTACTGTGTAGCAAACCGAACATTGTGCTTGTCAATATGAGAAGAGCTATTGTGTCAATGATTGACAGGGTTTACCTCTATAACGGTTTGGAGGTCTGTCTTTTCCGGCATTCCTTGTATTCCACCATTTCTGGAGTCGGGCAAGTGAGCAGAGAAAAGCTGTCCTTCCCAGAAAGTTTTGGAAATGCTTCATGACTCCCGTTGGTTTAATGCCATATGTCAGTTCTGCAATAATGGCCCTGTCCCTAGTTTGTCTCAGTGGAAAGAGACTGTCGAGAAACTTGAGCTGCAATATttctaaggaaaaaaaatggtgctTTCGTGAAAAGCTGGACTccaacatacattttataactcacttttaacaagtttttttgcatgttataATAAAATCCAAAAgcctgaccaaaaaaaaagcaagctttCTGTCTGCGACCTCTTTTTCAACTGTGCTGGAATTTTCCGAACCGAATTTTACACATATAAAGCTGGAAAAGGAGCATATAGATATAAACCTCAAGGTTTCTGGCGTGATTTATGGAGTTGTATGAACTGGTTTAGCtcatatcaaaaatgtattgatttgcacagttaattttttgttaattgtgtaCGTCTGCCTTCAAAAACTTTGTGTTATTacggtaaagacatttatagagTCCAGAAACTCTTTCCCATCGGTGTCGTCTTAGGCATCACTTAAACTGCACAGGACCAGAAAACTCAATTAAAAGCGGAGTGACGGGTAGGGGCATTGTTGCTTTGGGTAAGCTGTCACAGAGATGCTGTCATCTGAAGAGATAAGGCTGGCCTTTCGTATGACCTACACTTGGGGACTCGTCATCCGCTGACTGTCATCTTACAGGCAGTTCTTCCCAGGAGAACACTCGGGCTTTCATCTGAGCACGAAGGAAATAAGCAGCAACATGCAACTTGATGCTCGGTGGCACGCTTAGATAATGTCAAAAACATGTTGCATCATGGAGATAATTCTGAAGGGTGAAGATACTCTGCTTGTGTTTGGACATCTCCTAATAGGTGAAGGGCCATGTTCAACGCTTGTTCGCCACTGTACCTGGATAATGTGGTTTGCAATATTATAATTCTACTATTAACAAGACCAATGTGATGACAGGGAGCCCCAACTATTTTGATACCTTTGGGGATTCAtgt is drawn from Puntigrus tetrazona isolate hp1 chromosome 7, ASM1883169v1, whole genome shotgun sequence and contains these coding sequences:
- the LOC122348327 gene encoding vitamin D 25-hydroxylase; this encodes MASIKRLTTLFPVSWEQTLICLSSLFVTLFILLVVRQLVKQRRPRGFPPGPTPLPMIGNILSLATEPHVYMKRQSDIHGQIFSLDLGGISTVILNGYDAIKECLYHQSEVFADRPSLPLFQKMTKMGGLLNCKYGRGWFEHHKLAMNCFRYFGSGQRMFGRISEECQFFLDAIDQYQGKPFNPKHLVTNAVSNITNLIIFGQRFTYDDGDFQHMIEIFSENVELAASGWAFMYNAFPWMEYVPFGKHQKLFRNANKVYDFLLQIIKRFSQDRVPQSPQHYIDAYLDEMEQSTTDKATSFSQDNLIFSVGELIIAGTETTTNCLRWAMLYMALYPRIQEKVQMEIDCILNGRPPALEDKQRMPYVEAVLHEVLRFCNVVPLGIFRATSQDAVVRGYTIPRGTMVITNLYSVHFDEKYWSDPSIFCPERFLDCNGKFVRHEAFLPFSIGKRHCLGEQLARLEMFLFFTTLLQRFHLQFPEGFIPSLSPKLGMTLQPRPYSICAIRRQQ